One Desulfatiglans anilini DSM 4660 DNA segment encodes these proteins:
- a CDS encoding adenylate/guanylate cyclase domain-containing protein — translation MMVADNPHKGNPLPNHVPGRTPLDSLPMLGLYLRNLGANLLGFGIVLGLNLLTPLGYFRDQTRLFLIEGGWIRLLVWEAAIMLFGAGLQYLLQRPLSAYASCLRKGDSPPPAMRERAERRAINLPFVIALANFGMWVAIPALLVTGMWLWFDTRTESAIFGYFRSVMVGMITATASFFLLEDYLRRGILAALFPEGRLAAVQGTIKLPILRRIRFLYSAGTLIPMIMLVGTLYLSLKGAGHLPPAAREVAQEILIFCFFVCTVFALFALRLNFLVGRSISKPLTGMMRVIRSVRQGDFTKRIRVVSNDEIGILGDAGNAMIAGLAEREQIRETFGLYVSPEIRDEILSGRIPLEGERRIGTLLFSDLRDFTAYVEHHSPEEVIRSLRAYFTEMGAAVRAHNGLVLQYVGDEQEAVFGVPVYCEDHADRAILAALEMRRRLASLNEERVRAGLVPFRHGIGIHTGEVLTGNTGSESRRSYALIGDTVNIASRVQDLTKTLKCDILVSEDTVSCLRSTFPLTAEPPQTLKGHTRTLVVYKVG, via the coding sequence ATGATGGTTGCAGACAACCCGCATAAAGGAAACCCGCTGCCGAATCATGTGCCCGGGCGGACGCCGCTGGATTCGCTCCCGATGCTCGGCCTCTACCTCCGCAACCTCGGCGCCAACCTGCTTGGGTTCGGGATTGTCCTGGGTCTGAATCTCCTGACGCCGCTCGGCTATTTTCGGGATCAGACAAGACTCTTCCTGATCGAGGGTGGCTGGATCCGGCTGCTCGTCTGGGAAGCGGCGATCATGCTCTTCGGGGCCGGCCTCCAGTACCTGCTTCAGCGGCCGCTCTCGGCTTATGCCTCCTGTCTCCGAAAAGGTGACAGCCCGCCTCCGGCCATGCGTGAGCGGGCGGAAAGGCGCGCCATCAACCTGCCCTTCGTTATCGCCCTGGCCAATTTCGGGATGTGGGTGGCTATCCCGGCGCTCCTCGTGACGGGCATGTGGCTCTGGTTCGACACCCGCACCGAGTCGGCGATCTTCGGTTACTTCCGCTCGGTGATGGTGGGGATGATCACGGCCACGGCCTCCTTCTTCCTGCTCGAAGACTACCTCCGCCGCGGGATCCTTGCGGCCTTGTTTCCGGAGGGGAGGCTCGCGGCCGTCCAGGGGACCATCAAACTCCCGATCCTCAGACGCATCCGTTTTCTCTACAGCGCCGGCACCCTCATCCCCATGATCATGCTGGTGGGAACCCTCTACCTGAGTCTGAAAGGCGCGGGGCATCTGCCCCCCGCCGCCCGCGAGGTGGCGCAGGAGATCCTCATCTTCTGCTTTTTCGTCTGTACGGTCTTCGCCCTCTTCGCCCTCCGCCTCAATTTTCTGGTCGGGCGATCGATTTCAAAACCGCTGACCGGGATGATGCGGGTGATTCGAAGCGTGCGGCAGGGGGATTTCACCAAGCGCATCCGCGTCGTGTCGAACGACGAGATCGGGATCCTCGGGGATGCCGGAAACGCCATGATCGCAGGCCTCGCCGAACGGGAGCAGATCCGCGAGACCTTCGGCCTCTACGTCAGCCCCGAGATCCGCGACGAGATCCTCTCCGGCCGAATCCCCCTCGAGGGCGAGCGCCGGATCGGGACGCTGCTTTTCAGCGATCTCCGCGACTTCACCGCGTATGTGGAACACCATTCCCCCGAGGAGGTGATCCGGAGCCTCCGCGCTTACTTCACCGAGATGGGGGCGGCCGTCCGCGCCCACAACGGCCTCGTCCTCCAGTACGTTGGCGACGAGCAGGAGGCGGTCTTCGGCGTCCCCGTCTATTGCGAAGACCACGCCGACAGGGCGATCCTGGCCGCGCTCGAGATGCGCCGCCGCCTGGCTTCCCTGAACGAAGAGCGCGTCCGCGCCGGCCTCGTTCCCTTCCGTCACGGCATCGGCATCCACACCGGGGAGGTCCTGACCGGAAACACCGGCAGCGAATCCCGCCGCTCCTACGCCCTGATCGGCGACACCGTCAACATCGCCTCCCGCGTCCAGGACCTCACCAAGACCCTCAAATGCGACATCCTCGTCAGCGAAGATACCGTCTCGTGCCTGCGGAGCACATTTCCCCTCACCGCTGAACCGCCGCAGACCCTGAAAGGCCACACTCGGACGCTGGTCGTTTACAAAGTCGGGTGA
- a CDS encoding nucleotidyltransferase domain-containing protein, with amino-acid sequence MIDPFAWLNETERLLLELLNRNPAVPEPAATALLGPSDWDRLLALAKIMRISPLLYYRLREKGLSHHLPDACRSSLRQACLDTTLRNLRAYGALRRLARLLEREDIPVIVLKGMFLADAVYRDIGLREMNDIDLLARPQHVQRIAELAGELGYAPRVDVNQEDAEEIHLHLPRLIKEGEAGFEIHWNVTHSNRRYRIDPDELWKRALPVKLQGTNVLAFCPEDMLLHLCLHTSYHHQFAFGLRPSCDIAELLLWCGDRFDWDAVLERSERWGWGRGVYMALLLAKKLVDAPVPGGITARLKPADITADILNAAVSQVFTNSRIASTIPKPFADLILYERLGGKLGILLNRVFLPKRTMAVLYPACRGSWKIYVYYPRRLLDVLRRHGRTFRKIKQGDPELLHLAKRKQLIDGFLQKI; translated from the coding sequence ATGATCGATCCCTTCGCATGGTTGAACGAAACGGAGCGGTTGCTGCTGGAACTCCTCAACAGGAATCCTGCGGTTCCGGAGCCGGCGGCGACGGCCCTTCTCGGCCCGTCCGATTGGGACCGGCTTCTCGCACTCGCGAAGATCATGCGGATCAGCCCCCTCCTCTATTACCGATTGCGGGAAAAAGGGCTGAGTCATCATTTACCGGATGCATGCAGGTCAAGCCTCCGGCAAGCCTGTCTGGATACGACCCTCCGGAACTTGCGAGCCTACGGAGCGCTTCGGCGTTTGGCGAGGCTGCTGGAGCGGGAGGATATTCCCGTCATCGTCCTCAAGGGGATGTTCCTGGCTGACGCGGTGTACCGTGACATCGGACTCCGGGAGATGAACGACATCGATCTGCTGGCCCGGCCGCAGCATGTCCAACGCATCGCCGAACTGGCCGGCGAACTGGGCTATGCCCCCAGGGTGGATGTCAACCAGGAGGATGCCGAAGAAATCCACCTTCATCTCCCCCGCCTCATCAAGGAAGGCGAGGCCGGTTTTGAAATCCACTGGAACGTAACCCACTCCAACAGGCGGTACAGGATCGACCCCGATGAGCTGTGGAAACGGGCCCTTCCGGTGAAGCTGCAGGGGACGAATGTTCTGGCATTCTGCCCCGAAGACATGCTCCTCCACCTCTGTCTCCACACCTCCTATCATCACCAGTTCGCCTTCGGGCTTCGCCCCTCCTGCGACATCGCCGAACTGCTGCTCTGGTGCGGCGACCGCTTCGATTGGGACGCCGTTTTGGAACGCTCCGAGCGATGGGGTTGGGGCCGCGGCGTCTACATGGCCCTGCTGCTCGCGAAGAAACTGGTGGACGCCCCCGTGCCGGGCGGGATCACGGCCCGATTGAAGCCGGCGGACATCACGGCGGATATTCTAAACGCTGCGGTCTCACAGGTGTTCACCAACAGCAGGATCGCCTCGACGATACCGAAACCCTTTGCGGACCTCATCCTATACGAGCGCTTGGGCGGAAAGCTCGGGATCCTCTTGAACAGAGTCTTTTTGCCCAAACGGACTATGGCGGTGCTCTATCCGGCCTGCCGCGGCTCATGGAAAATCTACGTTTATTACCCGCGCCGGCTGCTCGATGTGCTGCGCCGCCACGGCCGCACCTTCCGCAAGATTAAGCAGGGCGATCCCGAACTCCTCCATCTGGCGAAGAGAAAACAGCTGATCGATGGCTTCCTCCAGAAGATCTGA